One region of Metallosphaera sedula DSM 5348 genomic DNA includes:
- a CDS encoding glycosyltransferase: MLLQFLLVLPALADLVLLLQIWRENSIFKFDGKFCAPASIIVPVRGLDPELERNVESLRNQDFPCPFEIIYVVDPDQPWLAERLRRLGVKVVITSFTCSCSGKIRAQLSGLRESANEVVVFADSDTLYPRNWLREMVGNLDRHMAVTTFSWPAPLKITWRNLIRAGFWTLGFESQASGGTFLWGGSMAFRRDFFDSEVLEELSREWCDDCTLTRIVKKRGVSIAFDGKAIPLNIYDERDLWKWSTRQVVTIIKYSSRGAKAFLVIGALMLAFPILFLVFLNPFYLSPLLLWILKNFSRSRNLGKYSYTPSVMSILGVYYGWIKLILDYRKRTVVWRDRVYNL; encoded by the coding sequence GTGTTACTCCAGTTCCTCCTGGTGTTGCCTGCACTGGCAGATCTAGTCCTCCTTTTACAGATCTGGAGGGAAAACTCAATCTTCAAATTTGACGGTAAGTTCTGCGCTCCTGCATCCATCATTGTTCCCGTGAGGGGTCTCGACCCCGAACTAGAGAGGAACGTGGAATCGCTCAGGAACCAGGACTTTCCCTGTCCCTTCGAGATAATATACGTGGTGGATCCTGATCAACCATGGTTGGCTGAACGTCTGAGACGGCTTGGAGTGAAGGTCGTGATCACCAGTTTTACCTGTTCATGTAGCGGTAAAATAAGGGCACAACTCTCAGGGCTAAGGGAGTCCGCGAATGAAGTGGTGGTCTTCGCCGACTCCGACACGCTCTATCCTAGGAACTGGTTGAGGGAGATGGTGGGGAACCTTGACAGGCACATGGCTGTAACCACGTTTTCATGGCCCGCCCCCCTCAAAATAACGTGGAGAAACCTGATCAGGGCTGGCTTCTGGACATTGGGATTCGAGTCTCAGGCCTCTGGTGGGACCTTCCTCTGGGGAGGCTCCATGGCCTTCAGAAGAGATTTCTTTGATAGTGAGGTCCTGGAAGAGCTTTCGCGTGAATGGTGTGACGACTGCACCCTCACTAGGATAGTGAAAAAGCGAGGAGTAAGTATCGCCTTCGACGGTAAAGCCATCCCACTCAACATTTATGACGAGAGAGACCTATGGAAATGGTCCACAAGGCAGGTCGTCACGATCATCAAGTACTCTAGCAGAGGAGCCAAGGCCTTCCTGGTGATAGGTGCTCTCATGCTTGCCTTTCCAATCCTTTTCCTTGTCTTCTTGAACCCATTCTACCTGTCTCCTCTGCTTCTATGGATTCTGAAAAATTTCTCCAGAAGTAGAAATCTGGGGAAATATTCATATACCCCATCTGTCATGTCAATTTTAGGTGTATATTACGGGTGGATCAAGCTAATCCTTGACTACAGGAAAAGGACAGTCGTTTGGAGAGACAGGGTCTATAATCTTTAA
- a CDS encoding transcriptional regulator: MKLACELGSQVVVPAIRTVVAQEMLSMGMPYSKIAEILGISTTTISKYRARNNDRLVEMIRKDPDLMEDMRTLSRMARDGSASYHHVCEMCHLIRKRFFMSSGKCPMDDEVLPRDG, from the coding sequence ATGAAACTAGCATGTGAGCTAGGATCTCAGGTAGTGGTTCCAGCGATAAGGACTGTAGTTGCACAGGAGATGTTATCTATGGGGATGCCTTACTCTAAAATTGCTGAGATTTTAGGCATCTCCACCACAACGATTTCAAAGTATAGGGCAAGAAACAACGACAGGTTAGTGGAGATGATAAGGAAAGATCCAGATTTGATGGAAGACATGAGAACGTTGTCCAGGATGGCTAGGGACGGAAGTGCATCATATCATCACGTTTGCGAGATGTGTCACCTTATTAGGAAGAGGTTTTTTATGTCCTCAGGGAAATGTCCCATGGATGATGAAGTTCTACCCCGTGATGGATAA
- a CDS encoding twin-arginine translocase TatA/TatE family subunit: MVAINPSDIAIIIIVALVLFVGSSKIPELFRSMGRALGEFKKGRMEAEMEINQMQTQQSQPNVQQSQKTTSAEDLEKQIRDLQNQLDQLKKQQGTK, encoded by the coding sequence ATGGTCGCAATAAACCCCTCGGATATCGCCATTATAATTATAGTGGCGCTGGTACTGTTTGTGGGGAGCAGTAAGATTCCTGAGCTATTCAGATCCATGGGTAGAGCTCTCGGGGAGTTCAAAAAGGGGAGAATGGAAGCGGAAATGGAGATAAACCAGATGCAGACTCAGCAGAGCCAGCCTAATGTACAGCAGTCTCAAAAAACTACTTCTGCAGAGGATTTGGAAAAGCAGATTAGGGATCTTCAGAATCAGTTGGATCAACTAAAGAAACAGCAAGGTACAAAATAA
- a CDS encoding twin-arginine translocase TatA/TatE family subunit: MIGSISDLLIMVVVAILLLGGEKDLSGTVKNLGRTLSELRKRQNDFKNELMRELSESGDITQEAKRSLSFNSDVTPAVRPLPRATQSTVPDDPRIRQLEEQIKRLQAELERLKKGDGKN; encoded by the coding sequence ATGATAGGTAGTATTAGTGATCTTTTGATAATGGTTGTTGTGGCAATCCTTCTTCTGGGAGGGGAGAAGGACTTATCCGGTACCGTAAAAAACCTGGGCCGAACTCTTTCTGAACTCAGGAAAAGACAGAACGATTTCAAGAATGAACTCATGAGGGAGCTTTCCGAGTCTGGGGACATTACACAGGAGGCAAAGCGGAGCCTATCTTTTAACAGCGATGTGACCCCTGCAGTGAGACCGTTGCCCAGAGCTACTCAATCGACGGTTCCAGACGACCCTAGGATAAGACAATTGGAGGAGCAGATCAAAAGATTGCAGGCGGAGCTAGAGAGGTTGAAGAAGGGTGACGGAAAGAACTAA
- the tatC gene encoding twin-arginine translocase subunit TatC, with protein MTERTNELPKSQERPLLEHLNELIVRARRALISLVIAFVIFFFFGITEVSFDGFNFPILYPNLFNSISSHFIELFIHTELPPQMKLLNLNPFDTLFSAAYVSFFLSLFIALPIIVHEIWGFVSPGLYEHEKRMAKMIVLPAFILFAAGSSFAYFVIIPVMMKFVLIYTTTLGVEPTLSLRAFINTVMSLMLTVGVAFEYPLVMSMLTLAGVVKAQSWRKNWRYGVLGAFIIAWFISPGTTGGVIETTIGVTLSTLYFVGVATSYLAERKRKSWGI; from the coding sequence GTGACGGAAAGAACTAATGAACTTCCAAAGTCTCAGGAAAGACCCTTACTGGAACATCTTAATGAGCTTATTGTTAGGGCTAGAAGGGCACTAATATCCCTTGTTATAGCCTTCGTCATTTTCTTCTTTTTCGGGATAACTGAGGTATCCTTCGACGGCTTCAATTTTCCTATCCTCTATCCAAACCTGTTTAACAGCATCTCGTCACATTTTATTGAACTGTTTATCCACACGGAGCTTCCGCCTCAAATGAAGTTGTTAAACCTAAACCCCTTTGATACCCTATTCTCAGCTGCCTATGTTTCGTTCTTCCTCTCCCTCTTTATAGCCCTTCCGATCATTGTCCATGAAATATGGGGTTTCGTGTCTCCGGGACTTTATGAACATGAGAAGAGAATGGCTAAGATGATAGTACTGCCTGCATTTATCCTCTTTGCAGCCGGTTCCAGCTTCGCATACTTTGTGATTATTCCAGTTATGATGAAGTTCGTGCTTATATATACAACAACCCTCGGAGTGGAACCCACTCTAAGTTTGAGGGCTTTCATAAATACTGTTATGTCACTTATGTTAACGGTGGGGGTGGCGTTTGAATACCCCCTTGTCATGAGCATGCTTACTTTGGCTGGAGTAGTGAAGGCACAGAGCTGGAGGAAGAACTGGAGATATGGTGTGCTAGGCGCATTCATAATAGCGTGGTTTATCTCGCCGGGAACAACAGGAGGAGTGATTGAAACCACAATAGGAGTTACTCTATCCACCCTTTACTTTGTGGGAGTAGCTACCTCATACTTAGCTGAGAGGAAGAGGAAATCTTGGGGTATATAA